A genome region from Triticum aestivum cultivar Chinese Spring chromosome 2B, IWGSC CS RefSeq v2.1, whole genome shotgun sequence includes the following:
- the LOC123041567 gene encoding uncharacterized protein, whose protein sequence is MLQEDRVLRPLTSRHCGGGGGTGGTTRRRGLPLSRVEYFPYRSHAVATRRHRGRCKIWASSTGQQRSPAFLSTVDGFQALGACGRLDGWHQQAPASALLRVVIWWAEHTSGLQRQGTRRRCDASRCTSNRT, encoded by the exons ATGTTGCAAGAAGACAGAGTCCTCCGGCCCCTCACATCTCGtcattgcggcggcggcggcggcaccggagggacgacccggcggcgaggACTACCTCTCTCGCGCGTGGAGTACTTCCCTTACCGCTCTCATGCGGTAGCGACTCGGAGGCACCGTGGGCGGTGCAAGATCTGGGCGAGCTCAACAGGACAACAGCGTTCTCCGGCGTTCCTCTCCACCGTCGACG gttttcaagctttgggtgccTGCGGCCGGCTCGACGGGTGGCATCAGCAAGCGCCGGCCTCGGCACTGCTGCGGGTGGTTATATGGTGGGCGGAGCACACTAGTGGGCTTCAACGTCAGG GAACACGACGTCGTTGCGATGCCTCCAGATGCACCAGCAACAGAACATAA
- the LOC123045842 gene encoding uncharacterized protein has protein sequence MVDRESDTYSCECAMFEHMGILCQHALKVMVHVGVCRIPSHYILKRWSRDARDVLPDHLKCYQKDSDLGVSKTFRHNILYVRALQVVKLGNMSIPLFNHAVQRLLALEKELNAMAAEEAENKSAGLCGSETLRCTSPATLSEEIPNSGAYAGEAAPPDLTSEPVDIPLPPQRMPPDLASDPVDAPLPPQRRPSRGRPKSQRMKSVLEQKGKPAATCAVCGSKEHHTEECECLQMPERSDGSEDSEPEHPDPVPSGLCVRRAQPMRTNKRQSETEASDVCVSKTAAAPWFSRGTTQHHGLRHNGASSSANDIDRTPKMKPPAPPRRCSVCGKKGH, from the exons ATGGTGGACCGTGAGAGCGATACCTACAGTTGCGAATGTGCCATGTTTGAGCACATGGGTATCCTTTGTCAGCATGCTCTGAAG GTGATGGTGCACGTTGGTGTGTGCCGAATCCCTAGTCATTACATTTTGAAAAGGTGGAGTAGGGATGCCCGTGATGTTCTTCCTGATCACTTAAAATGTTATCAGAAGGACTCGGACCTAGGGGTGTCTAAGACGTTTAGGCACAACATTTTATATGTGCGTGCTCTGCAGGTTGTCAAGCTTGGCAATATGAGCATCCCGCTCTTCAACCACGCCGTGCAACGACTGCTAGCCCTGGAGAAAGAACTGAATGCCATGGCTGCGGAAGAAGCAGAAAACAAATCAGCTGGCTTGTGCGGGTCTGAAACTTTGAGGTGCACGTCTCCTGCTACCCTTTCTGAAGAAATTCCGAACTCAGGGGCATATGCCGGTGAAGCTGCGCCCCCTGATCTCACGTCTGAACCGGTCGACATCCCTTTGCCACCGCAGAGAATGCCCCCTGACCTTGCGTCTGATCCCGTCGATGCTCCTTTGCCGCCGCAAAGAAGGCCCTCTCGTGGTCGTCCAAAATCTCAGAGGATGAAATCGGTGCTGGAGCAAAAAGGGAAGCCAGCGGCGACCTGCGCCGTGTGCGGTTCTAAAGAACACCATACCGAGGAATGTGAATGTCTGCAGATGCCTGAGCGCAGCGATGGCAGCGAAGACAGTGAGCCTGAACATCCAGACCCCGTACCGTCAGGTTTGTGTGTTCGTAGGGCACAGCCGATGAGGACCAACAAAAGGCAGTCTGAAACTGAAGCTTCAGATGTGTGTGTCAGTAAGACTGCCGCTGCACCATGGTTTTCTCGAGGAACAACGCAGCATCATGGTCTCCGCCACAATGGGGCGTCTTCGTCAGCCAATGACATTGATCGCACACCAAAGATGAAGCCTCCCGCTCCACCACGCAGATGCAGCGTCTGTGGCAAGAAAGGACACTAA